TTAATCGATGGTGGTCTGTGTGATCGTATGTTTCATCAGAATCAGACTGTCCGGGTGTACGTTTTCTACTTTGTTCCTGATTTGTTGGTGACTTGCTTGGCTTGTTTACAGTAGCGTATATTACTTCTTTGCCTGAATCTATTGGCACATGAACTGCATTCGATCCTCGTTTTCGTAATCTATATTGAATAATAAAAGTGAGTTAAATTATTTCCTTTAAGACTGAAAGGAAGGAACTTtagtaaatattgaaataatgagGTCATAAGATTCAACAATTGATATTCCGGCAAAAACACTTTCTAAATTTTTGGTGACATCATAGCAATACAACCTTTCCTTCGATATTTTTTTATCTGATCACGAAAATTAATTCCGacttaaacataaaaaacatctccatccttgaagttaaatggtttcTCTCTAATGTATTTAGCGCTAACGAAACTGTCATTGATTGcgcttttgtcttttctttttttcatctttCAATATTTGCGGTATtgttattactattattatttattatttatgttatataaatattatgaTTCATTTGATCAATATCTTAATAATAATTTTTCGAATGGAATAGAAAAGATAGGTTTGCATGTACCTCATATAAAGAACTATGATCATGGAAGCAACTACAACTGTCAACACTGATGTGATAACCAACACAGTAACCAGTAGTTCTGTGATAAACAAATGGTTTAAGATAACTACAAGACTATTCTCATTAAACTTGTGTTTAAACAAGAGATTGTTGTAAAATAAGGAGTTGTCGTttttgatttaagaaataattcatggaagccctagagttgttttcatttatattcgATTATTTTACCTTGAGAGTTAGGAGATACAGTGAATAACAAAATGTCCTCCAAGATATGTTATcgtatgtaaatatatatgttgtcaaattgttttctatttaaaaaaaatctattgaatatttttatattggaCATTTAATCGTATTTGTAGTTGACAAAATGTTAAAAGTATCAATATAGTGAATTATTGGGCGCATtgcccaaaaaaaaaatttgaaaaaaatccaatttttcatttgcgccacatAATAAAAACTTCATTTGCGCCACTTTACAGGTAATACAGGTAATATATAACGCAAAAGTTAGATATTTATTGCTCTAAAAGGTTTGTTTTAAGTATTGAATTTCCCTCTGGATAATTCAGTGAGTTCatctttttttctgatacaaaACTGAGAGTCACAAAGGTTTAAACTGAGTTATGTGTAGTGTTTACATGTTAGAGCAGTCAAGATAGAAATTGTCAATTTACCAGACATTAATACATCAGGACCGTCGCTTATGTTTTGTGACAGACTTATAACTTTACTATAGAATAAAGTGCTTAGCACTGTCTTATAATTTTACTCCAGTGTATAGTGCtttcttttatgttttatgttaggTTTTATGATAACGTTGATTCATAAAAGATCTGagttttaaccaaaaaaaaattaacataactCGTATGGTTTTATGATGATTGATTTctgaggaatatttttatttatgccAAAAAAACTTTGCCTTTATTAATAAGTGTTTTTCAGGATTTTTTAATACTATTTACCTTATTTACCTGTATTTACATGTCATATTTGCACAAATGAAAGATTTCAGAATTtgcgcaaatgaaatatggtttgtggcgcaaatgaaagatttttttggcgcaaatgaaatgccaattggcgcaaaagcaaagAGCCAGAGTTATTTATAGCTGTAAAATAGATAAAAGCATACACCACTTATTAttcaaattaagttaaaataaaCAACTAACACTTCTGTTTCCTAATTACATGTATCTCACCTCTGGTAGTATCCCGGTTATCGACTTTAGTCCCTAAACACAAGACAGGTAAACGTGTTTTACAAGGACTAGGATATTGCTTGGTTTTACCGTTTTGTTGTACTTGTACTGCCATGCAAAATTCTGGATCTTTGGATAGTGAAAAATAATTCATgagtaattaaaataaattatatgtcGTAATTGTTTCTGTGTTCCGAATTATTCATATTGGTTTTATGAATGATTTCTTGATTTTAATGCATATTCATAAACAGATATTGGACCTCGATGAAACTATTTTACCACAAGCGTCATATTTGGCGAAATTTGAAATTCAGGCTCTAAGGGgttggaggattttgaaaatacagCGGGAGTTACATTTTGTACGACGTTGCAATTTGGTTATTGTATCTAGGGTTGACGTCAATGCAGGAAGTAGCAGTTCAGAATATTTATGAAGTAAACGTTATGGTTTGGTTTCTGCTTTTACATAACGATAGTTGATTCATCTCCGCCATTTATTTTCTGtcgtctttttttatataataaaacacgTATTAAGTGTTTCGGGGCAATAGTTGCACCTTGTGGACAATAAACTTAATATTCCAGTCAATAATTATACAATATATGCTTTTTTCATagataaatcaaataaatattattaaacgaTTCCCGATTGCTGCATTTCCATTAATGGTTCTTAACTCTCTTGCTGCCAGAGGTACACATGTATGTCAACACCGGATGTGTTGCAGGTACACATAATTATGGCAATGTTTTAATGTATGTAAGCTTCTCATCATTGTTTTATCTCTTTATAATAAAAGACAGAAGTAAAAACAGtgttatatttttcttcaatGGCTCcaaatacacctaatcgctattaaTTTCATTCCGGGtaagttctttaaaaattacacaactttgtcatccagttgaagctatctgtaATCCTGTGTAAACAATGCATAATGCATGATACTTTATAATGATAGCTGTTTAAACGATCGttaatacttcaaacaaaaaatgTGTTACTATATTTTGAGTTTTGATCAAGTCgatcataatttatcaaagttttCTAGTTATCGGTTTGTAAATTTGTCCCTCCCTCAGCTCGTAACTGatgacatttgttttttattttgcctATTCACCCATACTGAAAGTTGTTATTTTTCGGATTGGACCAAACAGCGATAAGGTGAATTGTAACGGTCATTAGAGCGAGAtatattgaatgacgtcattgttagGCAGGTGACGTCACAGATGTCGATATATCGTGTTTTTACGGCACACGAAATGCAACTTTGAATAGCTACTGGCAGCAAAAGGGCTACTATTTCTAGGTTCgaccatatttttttaaaaataaaaacaattaatacaATTTACTCCAAGTTAAAATTTTTCACAACCGTTGATATATGGTAAGCAAATTGTTTGACTTCCAAATAACGTATAACATACCTTTTCGCACCGAATCGTGCGTCATAAATCGCCTTGTATTTGATAACCAGTAACTACCATTGATGTCCAGGGGCGTGTCATAGGGTATTTGACTATGCCGCGCTAGAAACGTTGGTGAACATTCAATGAATGATTCAATCCAAGTTTGTTTTTTAGTTCTTTGCGCATAGAAATCGTTGCGATATCTATctagaaaacaaaaattaccaAATGGATTCATAGTTTAAGCAacattaattatgttttaaataaaagGGAAGGCGTCCGACatgtaaatgaagaaaaaaaaaaaacagtccaatatttcaaaaacaaatgtaaaaacaaagttATCGTAATAATATCATGTCAATTGAATAAtgggtacaaatgtatatattgaagaaataaaaacaaatttgtatcaATTGTATAATAATGCATAGTTGATCAATATCTTACTATCTCCTTCCGAACTAAAACTTCCTTGTTAGTACATCATTGACCGTAGACGGACATTTCATTACCAAGTTTTGTATAATAATAACtgtattgaatataaaaaagaagatgtggtatgagccaACTcaccactagagaccaaatgacaaagaacaGTTGCTTCAATAAGCAAACCCCGTTCTGCCCGtgtcagctataaaaaggccggaaatgacaaatgtaaaacaagtcaaacgaGAGAAATAAcgccttatttatgtataaaatatgaacgaaaaacaaatatgtaacacatcaacaaacgactgaATTACAGgaccctgacttgggacaggaaaaCATACAGACAGAACATTGCGGGTTAAATATGTAagcgggatcacaaccctccccctaacctaggacaatTATGTaaaattacaacataagaacgaactataaaaatcagttaaaatctcaccagatggatacaaatagaaattctACACAGAGTGCAGGTGGCCGGGTACTTGTTTATCCAATCAACAACACGAAGCTAAAAACAggtctgagagtactcgcaatcactgacagctagttcaaaggcACAAACAACCTATAAAAATCACGCTTCTAAAACTAAAGTTTTAAATTGTGATACTGTAATATTGTTTACTTACCTTTTAAACATATAGGAAACAGTTCTGCCAAACAATCAAGTGCGGTATATCTTAAGAAAGGCACGCCCCTAGATACAGATAAACACTCTCCAATAGTTTGTGTTGTGATGCTAACTTAAAAAAAGTGTAGATTAGTTTCATAAAATGTGTCAATTTACCAATATATCTAAGTATGTCATgtataaaatactttaaaagattatttgccactttataatttaaaagaatattcATATCATACTAGTAATTCCCAAAACTTGTTCttacttatttttcattggacacAAATGACGTCATTGGCAATTATTATTGCTTGTGCATTTTTCGCATTGAGAGGTTAAACATTACTGATAATTGGAAGCTTGTGACTTCGTCCTGTCCTCAGTTCATTACGTTTACCTGCAGCTTTTTCGTTTTATTTGCGCACATTATTTCACAGTTTACTAAGGTAAATACAGGTATAGTTTACTAGTCTAATTTATCTATTCTAGCTATTATTTTCGAAAAAAGAAAAGCCGTATAATAATGCACAAGCAATAAGTCCTGGAAACAGAAACTGATAACAAtgtaaaaacatagaaaactaaagaattaaagttttaattttataaagaaaaactaatcttaattttatataatataaaaaaaagatgtggcatgattgccaatgagacaactctccacaagagaccaaatgacacagaaaccaactataggtcatcgtaaggccttcaacaatgagcaaagcccatgtcGTTAAATCCTttataaaaggacccgaaatgtgtatatgcatataacaataatataacaaaaatatttagtttgcttttaatctactaataacaaaatcaatcataataccaataaaaataacaatcaattaaCAAATCACTTTCCTTAAATGCtaaccttttaaaataagtttatctAAAAGATCGATAAGTTTATCAGAATCGTTTCTGAATGTCCGttcacggtaaacaacatctctgTAAAAATGTGGATGTGTTTTCCCATTTGAAATaggttttctacaggtacaatcaaacttcaaaaccaaatcttcaTTTTCATCCAGCAAATCCCTGGCTCAATAACTAATCAGTATTAATACAAAGTTAACGTTCGTTAGAGttaaaaacgtcacaacagagaCACGGATTGTAAattataaacaccgtaagatagtgccaaaggaacaACACCATTCAAAATGGGCAAATCAACAAACGGGAACGAAATCGTCCGTTTTGTCGTAATgatagtgtggagtttcccgtatATAATTGAACTACTGAAATCCAGTAAAGGACAGTCATTATCGTTTACATTAGATTTATTCAAAGAAGGTTCCTTTGGGTTAATTTTGGTAGTATATTCAGAAAATTTCTGATTGTATAACGAAAAATATCATCAATAGAACGGTAACCATTGCTggatttatcaattaaatgcaattaagacgggtctttactgatgttggtcataaactgtgattaataacagtacacaaacaaagctgctattaaaggggcgcaATAAGTGCCCATTTGAaaacctacaacctgtcgataaactttgttgccgaaacgtacataaatattatcaggGAGAtcattaacagcttcaatcatctcatcacaccgtAGAGTATTTACCTTTTTAATTTGAGAAAGAAGACTTTAAATGAGTTgctgcaaatatatttgcattaagATTTACCAAAACCCCTTTCAATTAAATAGGAAcacctttttttatatacaattgtgtggaagtgtagtgaaaaaaaaagtcaaaactttcaacagaatcaaaagaaccatcaaaagcacgttatttatctaaaacatccaaagaatgtTTCACACTCCGAAAATAGTTAATTCCAATATTTTCATAAACTTGTATTACAATAGTTTAAGATGAGTTCTTTGACAGCAGTTAATGAACTTGTTTCCAAGCACTGAATGATTA
Above is a window of Mytilus galloprovincialis chromosome 7, xbMytGall1.hap1.1, whole genome shotgun sequence DNA encoding:
- the LOC143083233 gene encoding uncharacterized protein LOC143083233; protein product: MICYQNFLYFAASLFAWTLQLEGRTVSTYLSTDKFTWLEGKENCQMASLEETRNISSSYTGWSWVDVTGTYSTWVEYLGCFDVLEDKLDTSKLFLSGTTLLDCLESCPGCHFIGLQVKRCACLKNISLDGSSVNRECGVKMANKCLNDRQAFCASEDTDIHTHHYAVYQKVSITTQTIGECLSVSRGVPFLRYTALDCLAELFPICLKDRYRNDFYAQRTKKQTWIESFIECSPTFLARHSQIPYDTPLDINGSYWLSNTRRFMTHDSVRKDPEFCMAVQVQQNGKTKQYPSPCKTRLPVLCLGTKVDNRDTTRELLVTVLVITSVLTVVVASMIIVLYMRLRKRGSNAVHVPIDSGKEVIYATVNKPSKSPTNQEQSRKRTPGQSDSDETYDHTDHHRLSQNQSPNESYYDTMQGKGIEDESNYDLTHEPDREKPVVVDDSTEYSHMEDDF